A window of the Caldisericota bacterium genome harbors these coding sequences:
- the dxr gene encoding 1-deoxy-D-xylulose-5-phosphate reductoisomerase, whose translation MKNIFIVGSTGSLGKEALEVIKKLGNYYKVIGITGFQNVDVMLNQIKDFDPRYVGMRENYLEIIKKEFPGKYIFDVEKDLEEVVLDVETDLTLFLSSDIAALKSIDLLLSNEKYVAIANKESIIAGGEIIFSPNRQKYIIPVDSELSALFQCLIGEKKNAVKRFIVTASGGPFWERDITTFDKITPSDALRHPNWRMGKKITVDSATLINKAFEVIESHFFFGIDYEKIEVIVHRESIIHSMIEFVDGNMKALMSTPLMYFPLQYAITYPERAINSFPESRLDLEKVEKLTFYSLNDNKFPGFLAALEYGKRGGNFLPLLIAIDKVLVDAFLKEMISFSDIPRLLEKGLSQFTYKKIDSVSDVVEVYNEGILLCEEMIKRSVR comes from the coding sequence GTGAAAAATATCTTTATAGTTGGTTCGACGGGATCTTTGGGCAAGGAAGCCCTGGAAGTAATAAAAAAGCTTGGTAATTACTATAAAGTTATTGGGATAACCGGTTTTCAAAATGTTGATGTAATGCTGAATCAGATAAAGGATTTTGATCCTCGGTATGTAGGGATGAGAGAAAATTATCTTGAGATCATCAAAAAAGAATTTCCAGGTAAATATATTTTTGATGTTGAAAAAGATTTGGAAGAAGTTGTTTTAGATGTGGAGACTGACCTTACTTTGTTTCTTTCTTCTGATATAGCTGCTCTTAAATCAATTGACCTTTTGCTGAGTAATGAAAAATATGTGGCAATTGCTAATAAAGAGTCAATTATTGCTGGAGGGGAAATAATATTTTCTCCGAATAGGCAAAAATATATTATCCCTGTAGATAGTGAGCTGTCTGCTTTATTTCAATGCCTTATTGGGGAAAAAAAGAACGCAGTGAAGAGATTTATAGTTACAGCCTCTGGTGGACCTTTTTGGGAACGGGATATTACTACATTTGATAAGATTACGCCCTCTGATGCTCTTCGTCACCCTAACTGGCGAATGGGCAAAAAAATCACAGTAGATTCTGCAACACTTATTAATAAGGCATTTGAAGTGATAGAATCTCATTTCTTCTTCGGTATAGATTATGAAAAAATTGAAGTAATTGTGCATAGAGAGAGCATAATTCATTCAATGATAGAGTTTGTAGATGGGAATATGAAAGCGCTTATGAGTACTCCTCTGATGTATTTTCCTTTGCAGTACGCAATTACCTACCCTGAAAGAGCTATAAATTCTTTTCCTGAATCTAGGTTAGATCTTGAAAAAGTAGAGAAACTTACATTTTATTCGTTAAATGACAATAAATTTCCAGGGTTTTTGGCTGCATTGGAGTATGGGAAGCGTGGCGGCAATTTTTTACCTCTTCTCATTGCTATAGATAAGGTTTTGGTTGACGCCTTTCTTAAAGAAATGATAAGCTTTTCTGACATCCCACGTCTTTTAGAGAAAGGTTTAAGCCAATTTACCTATAAAAAAATTGATTCAGTGTCTGATGTTGTAGAAGTTTATAATGAAGGTATACTGTTATGTGAAGAGATGATTAAAAGGAGTGTGAGATGA
- the rseP gene encoding RIP metalloprotease RseP, protein MNLALQIVYGIIIISIIALVHEFGHFFAAKKSGIAVEEFSIGFGPAIMKKKMGGTLYKIGVIPILGYAKLRGMDDNLDAPDGFYTKTLWQRFISIFMGPGMNFIFAIIIFAIVFASFGNPFIRTTTISSVMAESPAYVAGMQQGDKIIEIDGEYIDSWEEMTDIIRASDGRALQVMVERKDEKISLTIIPEKDPISNAWVIGVYSSTEKYSPFRALWEGVVWTGKLLHQMIVSIPLLFTMKGISSVAGPIGIAAMTGRAASGGFASLLWFSAFISIAIGFTNLLPIPALDGSWIILILWEAITHKPVPPEKQLSVQGAGFIVILGIMFLVSINDIIRLISR, encoded by the coding sequence ATGAATTTAGCTTTACAAATTGTGTATGGTATAATTATAATCAGCATAATTGCTCTTGTTCATGAATTTGGACATTTTTTTGCTGCTAAAAAATCTGGTATTGCTGTTGAAGAATTTAGTATAGGATTTGGCCCAGCAATTATGAAGAAAAAAATGGGTGGGACTCTTTATAAAATAGGAGTTATTCCTATCTTAGGCTATGCAAAGCTTCGAGGAATGGATGATAATCTTGATGCTCCTGATGGGTTCTATACAAAAACGTTGTGGCAAAGGTTTATTTCTATTTTTATGGGGCCTGGAATGAATTTTATTTTTGCAATTATTATATTTGCTATTGTTTTTGCTTCTTTTGGCAATCCGTTTATTCGCACTACAACAATTTCTTCTGTGATGGCAGAAAGTCCTGCATATGTAGCAGGCATGCAACAAGGAGACAAAATTATCGAAATAGATGGTGAGTACATTGACTCCTGGGAAGAAATGACGGATATTATTCGTGCGAGTGATGGAAGAGCATTACAGGTTATGGTTGAAAGAAAAGATGAAAAGATTTCATTGACTATAATACCTGAAAAAGACCCTATTTCAAATGCATGGGTCATTGGAGTTTATTCGTCAACTGAAAAATACTCTCCATTCAGAGCTTTGTGGGAAGGTGTTGTTTGGACTGGGAAATTGCTTCATCAGATGATTGTTTCTATTCCACTACTTTTTACCATGAAGGGAATTTCGTCTGTTGCTGGCCCTATTGGTATTGCAGCAATGACAGGCCGGGCTGCGAGTGGTGGTTTTGCAAGTTTACTCTGGTTTTCTGCGTTTATCAGTATTGCAATAGGTTTTACAAATCTTCTTCCAATACCTGCTCTTGATGGAAGTTGGATTATTCTCATACTGTGGGAAGCAATAACTCACAAACCTGTTCCACCTGAAAAACAGCTTTCTGTTCAAGGTGCAGGATTTATAGTTATTTTAGGTATCATGTTTTTAGTCAGCATCAATGATATTATACGTCTAATAAGCAGATGA
- the ispG gene encoding flavodoxin-dependent (E)-4-hydroxy-3-methylbut-2-enyl-diphosphate synthase, with the protein MRSKSIPVNIGNRTIGGGNPILVQSMTKTDTRDIVSTVNQILRLEEEGCDLVRVAVPDIESAEALSKIKSKIHIPLIADVHFDPLIAMESIKQGADKLRLNPSNIQDEEWIKKIALRAKKRNIPIRVGTNLGSFKKKPDNPIEALVKNTLDEIKILESINFSNIIVSIKTSDIILTVRANEKIAKLVRYPLHIGITEAGPKEESLVKSSVGIGYLLMEGIGDTIRYSITADPVEEIKAGITLLRSLRLRKGGLEIVSCPTCGRCEINLFEIVKQVKEEFKEVDIPVRVAIMGCVVNGPGEAADADIGLAGGKKSGVIFRKGKAVRIVKEEHLYSAFRDELKKLIESKK; encoded by the coding sequence ATGAGATCAAAATCAATTCCTGTTAATATAGGGAACAGGACAATTGGTGGAGGGAACCCCATTCTTGTCCAGTCTATGACTAAAACAGATACAAGAGATATTGTATCAACAGTGAATCAAATATTGCGTCTGGAAGAAGAAGGTTGTGATCTCGTGCGCGTAGCAGTGCCAGATATCGAATCTGCGGAGGCGCTTTCAAAAATTAAAAGTAAAATACATATTCCACTTATTGCTGATGTTCATTTTGACCCATTGATTGCGATGGAATCAATCAAGCAAGGAGCGGATAAATTACGTTTAAATCCTTCCAACATTCAGGACGAAGAGTGGATTAAAAAAATTGCACTTAGGGCGAAGAAGCGGAATATTCCTATTCGTGTTGGTACAAATCTTGGTTCATTTAAAAAAAAGCCAGATAATCCTATTGAGGCACTTGTAAAAAATACATTGGACGAAATAAAGATACTTGAGAGCATTAATTTTAGCAATATTATAGTGTCCATTAAAACATCTGATATAATACTAACGGTTAGGGCAAATGAAAAAATTGCTAAACTTGTTCGATATCCCTTGCATATCGGCATAACAGAAGCTGGGCCAAAAGAAGAATCGCTGGTGAAGAGTAGCGTTGGAATTGGATATCTTTTAATGGAGGGTATTGGTGACACTATCAGATATTCTATCACAGCAGATCCAGTTGAAGAAATAAAAGCTGGAATAACTTTACTCAGGAGTCTCCGTTTAAGAAAGGGAGGATTAGAAATTGTATCTTGTCCAACCTGTGGGCGATGTGAGATCAATCTTTTTGAAATTGTAAAACAAGTAAAAGAGGAATTTAAAGAGGTTGATATCCCTGTAAGGGTTGCTATTATGGGATGTGTGGTAAATGGCCCTGGAGAGGCAGCTGATGCTGATATTGGCCTTGCTGGAGGCAAGAAAAGTGGAGTAATATTTAGAAAAGGCAAAGCAGTAAGAATTGTAAAAGAGGAGCACCTCTATTCTGCTTTTAGAGATGAATTAAAAAAACTCATTGAAAGCAAGAAATAA
- a CDS encoding PhoH family protein: protein MKEKVKSAVEDIVDIRNKKDAQMIFGVLDENVKAIENELGIDIILRDEVIHLIGEERNVHIAKKVLQQIENMVKKHYNFSVDEIIYAIKHSQGKSFLQNLPETVIIADIKGRNVIPKTFGQRNFVQAVEKSDITFVIGPAGTGKTYLSVAIAVKYLLTGRVMRIVLTRPVIEAGEKLGFLPGDIQQKVDPYFRPIYDALYDLLGQEKVYKFIENKTIEIAPLAYMRGRTLNNAFVILDEAQNTTPLQMKMFLTRLGAGSKMVITGDITQSDLDFVHSESGLHKIKRILKEIEGVSFNYLTSEDVVRHKLVQRIINAYERIEHDKE from the coding sequence ATGAAAGAAAAAGTTAAAAGCGCAGTAGAAGATATAGTAGATATAAGAAATAAGAAAGATGCTCAGATGATATTTGGAGTATTAGATGAAAATGTCAAAGCAATTGAGAATGAGCTTGGCATTGATATTATTTTGCGAGACGAAGTGATACATCTTATAGGGGAAGAAAGAAATGTCCATATTGCTAAAAAAGTTCTTCAACAAATTGAGAATATGGTAAAAAAACATTATAACTTCTCAGTGGATGAAATTATCTATGCAATAAAACATTCCCAGGGTAAAAGCTTTCTTCAAAATCTTCCGGAAACTGTTATTATTGCAGATATTAAGGGAAGAAACGTTATTCCTAAAACTTTTGGGCAGAGAAATTTTGTACAGGCGGTGGAAAAAAGCGATATTACATTTGTTATTGGCCCGGCTGGGACGGGAAAGACGTATCTTTCTGTGGCTATTGCTGTAAAATATCTTTTAACAGGTAGGGTAATGCGTATTGTTTTGACTCGTCCCGTAATCGAGGCGGGTGAAAAATTAGGTTTTCTCCCTGGAGATATACAGCAAAAAGTAGATCCTTACTTTAGACCAATATATGATGCCTTGTACGATTTATTAGGGCAAGAAAAAGTATATAAGTTTATTGAAAATAAAACAATAGAGATTGCACCGCTAGCTTATATGCGGGGGAGAACGTTAAATAATGCTTTTGTTATTTTAGATGAAGCTCAGAATACAACACCATTGCAAATGAAAATGTTTCTCACAAGGCTTGGGGCTGGATCTAAGATGGTCATAACAGGAGATATAACTCAAAGCGATCTTGATTTTGTACACAGCGAATCTGGTTTACATAAAATAAAAAGGATATTGAAAGAGATTGAGGGTGTTAGCTTTAATTATCTTACAAGTGAAGATGTTGTACGGCACAAACTTGTGCAGAGAATTATTAATGCATACGAGAGGATAGAACATGACAAGGAATAG
- a CDS encoding HDIG domain-containing protein, producing the protein MTRNSRFSYNIFTEKNIIRNFILYFKSNIVPIILVIFLAIIIIVPMFYSYFPAKLNLKEGDVSPHEIIANRDVSYIDVAKTEELQEKMLESVSPVYLLDRSKEDEVFSSINNFFDSLTSILSSKDDEILKREKLLDLLTNNTQIADFFLHEPIGRIEQLRKTLEGIVYKLMLTGVRSDKISQATKMGLETIAELDLEEEEKELLIYALNHTIQPNLIYDKEATEREIKKVKNAVSPVVITIVKGDVVVREGEKITADKIKVLEALGVIRTGDDWKVVLSIFAFTCIFLLLSFIAIKRSVVVNPGNIVKKTAEFTIIISIVYIVSIFLDNISPYLVPIPLLAMLVFAFFDFTTALTVTLAFSFLLSFPLDLRSPIMFAVIVSSIISMFLLRKMAKTITFLYAGIVGGLSMSFIALFMGLSSKLVFKQIGLNISFGFINFLGGSIVALGMVFVMDHLFNEATTLRLLELGDTGAPLLRELLIKAPGTYQHSMIVSNLASSAAEKIGANALLARVGAYYHDIGKMFHPYFFTENQQAIPNIHDELTPNLSKTVIINHVKDGIHLAKKSRLPQEIIDFIATHHGTTVVSYFYHKSKESNGAVQKSDFRYPGPLPQNKETAIVMLADAVEAVGHTVSNPDFNKIEEMVNSIIKSRISDGQLNESDITYKDLAEIKDSFVGTLLSLFHTRESYPESDESGND; encoded by the coding sequence ATGACAAGGAATAGCCGTTTTTCTTATAATATTTTTACTGAGAAAAATATTATTCGTAATTTCATTTTGTATTTTAAGAGCAATATAGTTCCTATTATCTTAGTAATTTTTCTTGCCATTATCATTATTGTACCGATGTTCTATTCCTATTTTCCGGCAAAGCTTAACCTCAAAGAAGGCGATGTAAGCCCTCATGAAATTATAGCTAATAGAGATGTATCGTACATTGATGTTGCTAAAACTGAAGAACTACAAGAAAAGATGTTAGAATCTGTTTCTCCGGTGTATCTTCTTGATAGAAGCAAAGAAGATGAGGTTTTTTCTAGCATAAATAATTTTTTTGATTCTTTAACATCAATTTTGTCGAGCAAAGATGATGAGATATTGAAAAGAGAAAAATTACTTGATCTCTTAACAAATAATACCCAGATTGCTGATTTTTTCTTGCATGAACCAATTGGAAGAATAGAGCAGTTGCGCAAAACTTTGGAAGGCATCGTGTATAAGTTGATGTTGACTGGAGTGAGGAGCGATAAAATTTCTCAAGCTACCAAAATGGGATTAGAAACAATTGCCGAGTTAGACTTAGAAGAAGAGGAGAAAGAGCTTTTGATCTATGCATTAAATCATACTATTCAGCCTAATTTAATATATGATAAAGAAGCTACCGAAAGAGAGATTAAAAAAGTAAAAAATGCAGTGTCTCCTGTCGTCATTACGATTGTAAAGGGAGATGTAGTAGTGAGAGAAGGAGAGAAAATTACGGCTGATAAAATAAAAGTATTAGAGGCTCTTGGGGTGATTCGTACAGGGGATGATTGGAAAGTAGTGCTTAGTATTTTTGCTTTTACTTGCATTTTTTTACTTCTTTCCTTTATCGCAATTAAAAGATCCGTTGTTGTTAATCCTGGCAATATTGTGAAAAAAACTGCGGAATTTACAATTATCATTAGTATTGTTTATATCGTATCGATATTCTTAGACAATATTTCTCCGTACCTTGTTCCTATTCCTTTACTTGCTATGCTTGTTTTTGCTTTCTTTGATTTCACTACTGCCTTAACTGTTACTCTTGCTTTTTCTTTTTTACTTTCATTTCCTTTAGATTTAAGATCTCCTATCATGTTTGCTGTTATAGTTTCGTCCATAATTTCTATGTTTTTGCTTCGTAAAATGGCGAAAACGATTACATTTCTTTATGCAGGCATTGTTGGAGGCCTGTCTATGTCCTTCATTGCCTTATTTATGGGCTTGTCTTCCAAGCTTGTTTTTAAACAAATTGGATTAAACATATCTTTTGGTTTTATAAATTTTTTGGGAGGTTCTATTGTTGCATTGGGAATGGTTTTTGTTATGGACCATCTGTTTAATGAGGCAACTACACTAAGGTTATTAGAATTAGGAGATACAGGAGCTCCTTTACTAAGAGAGTTGCTTATTAAAGCCCCGGGCACGTATCAGCACAGCATGATTGTTTCTAATCTTGCTTCTTCGGCTGCTGAAAAAATTGGGGCAAATGCGCTGCTTGCAAGAGTTGGCGCATACTATCATGATATCGGAAAGATGTTTCACCCTTATTTTTTTACAGAAAACCAACAAGCGATCCCAAACATACATGATGAACTTACTCCAAATCTTAGTAAAACTGTCATTATCAATCATGTTAAGGACGGTATACATCTGGCGAAAAAATCCCGTTTACCCCAGGAAATAATCGATTTTATTGCGACACACCATGGAACCACTGTCGTGTCCTACTTTTATCATAAATCCAAAGAGAGTAATGGCGCAGTACAAAAAAGCGATTTTCGTTATCCAGGGCCTCTTCCTCAAAATAAGGAAACAGCTATTGTTATGCTTGCAGATGCCGTAGAAGCAGTTGGACATACTGTTTCAAATCCTGATTTTAACAAAATTGAAGAGATGGTAAATTCTATTATAAAAAGTAGAATCAGTGACGGTCAATTAAATGAATCAGACATTACGTATAAAGATTTAGCAGAAATTAAAGATTCGTTTGTAGGAACGTTACTTTCTTTATTTCATACAAGGGAGAGTTATCCGGAGAGCGATGAAAGTGGAAATGATTAA
- the ybeY gene encoding rRNA maturation RNase YbeY: protein MINYTQKYIIDIKKLEKLVKRIGELVNYRDGIVSISFVGKKRIRNINKRFRKSNKTTNVISFSFLDVVADEKIIGDVVICPIVASEEANKYGNNFVDHITFLLIHGFLHLLGYDHIRKEDQLLMEKKEEEIFKSIPRWNFIKEAGH, encoded by the coding sequence ATGATTAATTACACTCAAAAGTATATTATTGATATAAAGAAGTTAGAGAAATTGGTCAAGCGTATTGGCGAGCTTGTAAACTACAGAGACGGTATTGTTAGCATATCGTTTGTGGGGAAAAAGAGAATAAGAAATATAAACAAACGTTTTAGAAAAAGTAATAAAACGACAAATGTTATTTCTTTCTCGTTTCTGGATGTTGTAGCAGATGAGAAGATTATTGGTGATGTTGTAATTTGCCCAATTGTTGCATCAGAAGAGGCAAACAAGTATGGTAATAATTTTGTTGATCATATTACATTTCTTTTGATCCATGGTTTTTTGCATTTGTTGGGCTATGATCATATTAGGAAAGAAGATCAATTACTTATGGAAAAGAAAGAAGAAGAAATATTCAAGAGTATTCCACGGTGGAATTTTATAAAGGAGGCTGGGCATTGA
- a CDS encoding hemolysin family protein, with protein MELSSWIYYLLALILLLIFSAFFSGIEAALFSASRIKLESMALRGSAVAKKILELKKKPEKFIGSIVLGNNFVNILASVLAAYLSVSFAAARQLPQSSAIAITTVGMTVIIVLFGEMIPKSISSYHPEKVSITFYSPFLFFWYLFFPFAWFLSVVSKGFLVLFGIKHEKQKVFVDHTEVLDMLHLSKEEGIIKKNEEEMIFSIFEFGDTHVREVMIPRVDVIALPVDANREHILDVVVQSNHSRIPVYAEKMDEIIGVLYVKDLFKLFASGKSEIDLENIAREAYFVPETKCVDELFREMQTKKIQIALVFDEYGGISGIVTMEDLLEEIVGEIQDEHEKGEEIFQKIGENAYLASGTMGIDEFNEFFGKNLPSGEADTIGGIILERLGRLPHPGEEVNFDGFKLIVSKIRGRRILKVKVILKPGG; from the coding sequence ATGGAATTATCGAGTTGGATTTATTATCTTTTGGCCTTAATCTTATTGTTGATCTTTTCTGCATTTTTTTCTGGAATAGAGGCTGCTCTTTTTTCCGCATCGAGAATTAAACTTGAATCTATGGCTTTACGTGGATCTGCTGTAGCTAAAAAGATTTTGGAATTGAAGAAAAAGCCAGAAAAGTTTATAGGGTCTATTGTACTTGGGAATAACTTTGTAAATATTCTTGCTTCAGTTTTAGCTGCTTATTTGAGTGTTTCTTTTGCTGCGGCAAGACAACTTCCCCAATCTTCAGCAATTGCCATTACTACTGTAGGTATGACAGTTATTATTGTACTGTTTGGCGAGATGATTCCCAAAAGCATTTCCTCTTATCATCCTGAAAAGGTATCTATAACATTTTATTCTCCTTTTTTATTTTTTTGGTATCTTTTTTTCCCTTTTGCCTGGTTTTTGTCTGTAGTTTCAAAAGGATTTCTTGTACTTTTTGGCATAAAACATGAGAAGCAAAAAGTATTTGTTGATCATACTGAGGTTCTTGATATGCTGCATCTCAGTAAAGAAGAAGGAATAATTAAAAAAAACGAAGAGGAAATGATTTTTAGTATTTTTGAGTTTGGCGACACGCATGTACGAGAAGTGATGATACCAAGGGTTGATGTTATAGCTCTCCCTGTAGATGCTAATCGGGAGCATATTTTGGATGTAGTTGTGCAAAGTAATCACTCGAGAATTCCCGTATATGCAGAAAAAATGGATGAAATTATAGGTGTTTTATATGTAAAGGATCTTTTTAAACTGTTTGCAAGTGGAAAATCTGAAATTGACCTTGAGAATATAGCGAGAGAAGCGTATTTTGTGCCAGAGACAAAGTGTGTGGACGAGCTTTTTAGAGAGATGCAAACTAAAAAAATACAGATAGCTCTTGTCTTTGATGAATATGGTGGCATCTCCGGTATTGTTACAATGGAGGATTTGTTAGAGGAAATTGTAGGAGAGATCCAGGATGAACACGAAAAAGGCGAAGAAATCTTTCAAAAAATTGGAGAAAACGCATATCTTGCATCAGGTACAATGGGTATTGATGAATTTAATGAGTTTTTTGGAAAGAATTTGCCTAGCGGAGAGGCAGATACAATTGGTGGTATTATATTAGAAAGGTTGGGAAGGTTGCCTCATCCCGGGGAAGAAGTGAATTTTGACGGTTTTAAATTAATTGTGAGTAAAATCAGAGGGAGAAGAATCCTTAAAGTGAAAGTAATTCTAAAACCAGGAGGTTAA
- the cdd gene encoding cytidine deaminase: protein MNRDELLKMAIKARNNAYAPYSHFKVGAAILAKNGKVYSGCNIENSSYGASVCAERVALFTAVSEGEKEFLSIAIATDTKKPVMPCGICRQVLSEFAPNLKIYAINIDGKVKEALLDQILPDAFTKEDLGI, encoded by the coding sequence ATGAACAGGGACGAATTACTGAAAATGGCTATTAAAGCACGAAATAATGCTTATGCTCCTTATTCTCATTTTAAAGTAGGGGCGGCGATACTCGCAAAAAATGGGAAAGTATATAGTGGATGCAATATAGAGAACTCAAGCTATGGCGCAAGTGTTTGCGCAGAAAGAGTCGCATTGTTTACAGCAGTGAGCGAAGGTGAAAAAGAATTTTTATCTATTGCTATTGCAACCGATACTAAAAAACCTGTGATGCCGTGTGGTATATGTCGGCAAGTATTATCGGAATTTGCTCCTAACCTTAAAATTTATGCAATAAATATTGATGGCAAGGTGAAAGAAGCATTACTTGATCAGATACTGCCAGATGCATTTACGAAAGAAGATTTAGGAATATGA
- the tpiA gene encoding triose-phosphate isomerase, with product MRDIILAGNWKMHKTIKASKEIAVCLKEKFAGLPLNVIIFPSFTALYFISELLKGTNISVGGQNVYFEKEGAFTGEISPIMLKEAGARYVIVGHSERRNIFKEPDELIKKKIRSVVENGMDAILCVGEKIEERDAGRTEEVINKEIRIALDGISREVLDRIIVAYEPVWAIGAGVTASPDEAADIHKFIRSILDDLFGRGMGENTTILYGGSIKPKNFREFAILDEIDGGLVGGASLKCEDFYDIGKILADCKKL from the coding sequence ATGAGAGACATTATTCTTGCAGGAAATTGGAAGATGCACAAAACTATTAAGGCGAGCAAAGAGATTGCTGTGTGCCTAAAGGAAAAATTTGCTGGATTACCGCTTAATGTAATTATTTTTCCTTCCTTTACAGCTCTTTATTTTATAAGCGAATTATTAAAGGGCACCAATATAAGTGTCGGTGGGCAAAATGTCTATTTTGAAAAGGAAGGAGCTTTTACTGGAGAAATTTCTCCAATAATGCTTAAGGAAGCAGGGGCTAGGTATGTGATTGTAGGGCATTCCGAGCGCAGGAACATTTTTAAGGAACCAGATGAACTTATAAAAAAGAAAATTCGTTCGGTGGTTGAAAATGGGATGGATGCGATACTTTGTGTGGGAGAAAAAATTGAAGAGAGGGATGCTGGAAGAACAGAGGAAGTTATCAACAAAGAAATTAGAATAGCTCTTGATGGCATTTCTAGGGAAGTTCTTGATCGTATTATTGTTGCATATGAACCTGTATGGGCAATTGGTGCGGGAGTTACTGCAAGTCCGGATGAAGCAGCTGATATACATAAATTTATAAGGTCTATTCTGGATGACTTGTTCGGTAGAGGTATGGGGGAGAATACGACAATTCTTTATGGTGGAAGCATAAAACCCAAGAACTTTAGAGAATTTGCTATATTAGACGAAATTGACGGAGGACTTGTAGGTGGAGCCAGCCTAAAATGTGAAGATTTTTACGATATTGGTAAGATATTAGCAGATTGTAAAAAGTTATAA